A single Aspergillus chevalieri M1 DNA, chromosome 3, nearly complete sequence DNA region contains:
- a CDS encoding Hsp70 family protein (COG:O;~EggNog:ENOG410PH37;~InterPro:IPR013126,IPR043129), translated as MDFKFSRFGFRRKNPSSSSSNNTTPTTSAAPQIPPIPNQSTQTLIAPPSNGATSPGSAPSHTSSSSTSLPMNPNPNPNALGRPPSYSYNRSASPMPPQQMPHHPPPLNTNVQYTQPAMQHMGAPPGYGLQQPVAQPVPPMPYVRNPAVEVEGSGRSKAQLIVGIDFGTTFSGVAFAFATNNEAREDIITEWPGAGTHTKQKIPTVLYYDQYQKVVGWGPDIADALAPTGYPKLGVQKVEWFKLQLMLSGNTYIDPINLPPLPPGKSEIDVAADYLYKLRQAMRNQLQKTLGEVFTREERNIRYYLTVPAIWNDAGKAATRAAAIQAGFLRDENDPRLTLISEPEAAALFCAKTGLLNLKVGDAILIVDCGGGTVDLIAYEVEEEQPFSVAECTAGSGDSCGSTALNRNFSNILRAKIRKMKLPDGSRTAGKVYAKCIMDFENRIKADFRNNGQKWAVDVGIEADFAEAGIEDGYMTFTNEEILQCFEPVVNRILELVRNQIIAIQAQNKSLQNVLVVGGFGASEYLFQQIKLHVPPQYQSKVVRPMDSVAAIVKGAVTAGITERVITHRVARRHYLMATLQPFKEGYHPEQYRVPSLDGRDRCKYTRQIFVQKGERVKIGEPVKVSFFRQVAPGATLMYEDILYACDEDVCPEYTKDPRIKEVVTLTSDLSRKNLETDFERMDTPQGTFYRVYFDIYLTLDGSEFSAELVCQGEIMGRCRAKFK; from the exons ATGGACTTCAAGTTCAGCAGGTTCGGCTTCAGACGCAAGAAtccgtcctcatcatcctccaaTAATACCACGCCCACCACAAGCGCTGCTCCTCAGATTCCTCCAATTCCGAACCAGTCGACTCAAACCCTCATCGCCCCTCCTTCCAACGGTGCAACCTCACCCGGTTCCGCGCCCTCTCATACCAGTTCGTCTTCAACCAGTCTTCCTATGAACCCGAACCCGAACCCAAACGCTCTGGGGCGGCCCCCGAGTTATAGCTACAACCGATCCGCCAGCCCCATGCCGCCCCAGCAGATGCCGCACCACCCTCCGCCGCTCAATACCAACGTTCAATATACCCAGCCCGCAATGCAGCACATGGGCGCACCGCCAGGCTACGGGTTACAACAACCTGTAGCGCAGCCAGTGCCTCCTATGCCATACGTGCGAAACCCTGCCGTGGAAGTCGAGGGATCGGGTCGCAGCAAGGCACAGCTCATCGTGGGTATTGACTTTGGTACCACCTTCTCGGGTGTGGCCTTTGCCTTTGCGACAAACAATGAAGCGCGAGAGGATATCATTACCGAATGGCCTGGCGCTGGCACCCATACTAAACAAAAG ATTCCAACAGTACTATACTACGATCAATACCAAAAAGTGGTAGGATGGGGTCCGGATATCGCAGACGCTCTCGCTCCAACTGGCTATCCGAAGCTGGGGGTACAAAAAGTCGAATGGTTTAAGCTTCAGCTTATGCTTTCGGGAAACACCTACATCGATCCCATTAACCTTCCCCCCTTGCCTCCAGGCAAGTCGGAAATCGACGTGGCGGCCGACTATCTATACAAGCTGCGACAGGCAATGCGGAATCAACTCCAAAAGACACTGGGAGAGGTATTCACCCGAGAGGAGCGCAATATTCGGTATTACCTTACGGTGCCTGCCATCTGGAATGATGCAGGCAAGGCTGCGACCCGTGCTGCAGCCATCCAGGCGGGATTCCTGCGTGACGAAAACGACCCCCGACTGACGCTGATCTCAGAACCCGAGGCGGCAGCTCTCTTCTGTGCCAAGACGGGTCTACTCAATCTGAAAGTCGGCGATGCCATCTTGATCGTCGACTGTGGTGGAGGTACTGTGGACTTGATCGCATACGAAGTGGAAGAGGAGCAGCCGTTCAGCGTGGCCGAGTGTACAGCCGGTTCTGGGGACTCCTGCGGTTCAACAGCTCTCAACCGAAACTTCAGTAACATTCTGCGGGCAAAAATTCGGAAGATGAAGCTGCCTGATGGCTCACGGACAGCCGGAAAGGTGTATGCCAAGTGTATCATGGACTTTGAAAATCGTATCAAGGCAGACTTCCGCAACAATGGTCAAAAGTGGGCTGTGGATGTTGGTATCGAAGCCGACTTTGCGGAGGCTGGCATTGAGGATGGATACATGACCTTTACCAATGAGGAGATTCTTCAATGTTTCGAACCGGTCGTCAACCGCATTCTAGAATTGGTCCGCAACCAGATCATCGCCATCCAGGCACAGAACAAGTCGCTTCAG AACGTGCTTGTGGTTGGTGGATTCGGTGCCTCCGAGTACCTGTTCCAGCAAATTAAACTCCACGTGCCGCCTCAATACCAATCGAAGGTTGTCAGACCCATGGACTCCGTCGCAGCGATCGTCAAGGGGGCTGTCACCGCAGGAATCACAGAACGAGTCATCACCCACCGTGTTGCACGTCGGCACTACCTCATGGCTACTCTTCAGCCATTCAAGGAGGGCTACCACCCTGAACAGTATCGTGTGCCCAGCTTGGACGGTCGGGATCGATGCAAGTACACCAGACAGATCTTTGTGCAGAAGGGCGAACGTGTCAAAATTGGCGAGCCGGTCAAGGTCAGCTTCTTCCGACAGGTGGCACCTGGAGCGACCCTTATGTACGAGGACATCTTGTACGCTTGCGACGAAGATGTCTGCCCTGAATACACAAAGGATCCTC GCATCAAGGAAGTCGTCACCCTCACATCCGACCTCTCGCGCAAGAATCTCGAAACCGACTTCGAGCGCATGGATACCCCTCAGGGTACCTTCTACCGTGTTTACTTCGACATCTACCTTACTCTCGACGGTAGTGAGTTCAGTGCGGAGCTTGTCTGCCAAGGAGAGATCATGGGCCGCTGCAGGGCCAAGTTCAAGTAG
- a CDS encoding carnosine N-methyltransferase family protein (COG:G;~EggNog:ENOG410PHDA;~InterPro:IPR012901,IPR029063;~PFAM:PF07942), translating to MAEPEETWEGSFDPLADPEERRVLFATLDSFRQYRRNAHQNTTHRRRQAFYALPSAHWQMLADPPFSILDHFSRVDDAIDTNADIADAILSVGLASFGLPASPSVDDPRTNWHGKANSSDVNKAHSTIRQFYRDWSAEGKRERDVCYGPVLRALREEFGDKQQRNQDDEVKVLVPGAGLGRLVFDLCQEGYTAEGNEISYHQLIASNWILNHTAGPQQHTLHPFALHFSNLQSREQQLRRIQIPDVHPGIAMMEVANNPDPNVQFGTMSMSAADFVILYKGESNRESFDAVATVFFIDTAPNLIRYIEAIRNCLKPNGVWINVGPLLWHFGEGKNHNEQQPEGIAEPGNVEFTEEEVFCLVENMGFKLEKRTAPEEREMCGYIQDPESMLQNLYRPSYWVARKK from the exons ATGGCAGAGCCAGAGGAGACCTGGGAGGGCAGCTTCGATCCTCTAGCTGATCCCGAGGAGCGCCGGGTGCTTTTTGCGACGCTGGATTCGTTCAG ACAATATCGCAGAAACGCCCACCAGAATACCACCCACCGTCGCCGACAGGCCTTCTACGCCCTTCCTTCCGCCCACTGGCAGATGCTCGCGGACCCCCCCTTCTCCATACTCGACCACTTTTCACGCGTCGACGACGCTATTGACACGAATGCGGATATTGCGGATGCGATTCTAAGTGTTGGACTGGCTTCGTTTGGTCTTCCCGCGTCTCCTTCCGTTGACGATCCTCGGACGAATTGGCACGGTAAGGCGAATTCCTCGGATGTGAATAAGGCGCATTCTACGATTAGGCAGTTTTATCGGGACTGGAGCGCGGAAGGGAAGCGGGAGCGGGATGTGTGTTACGGACCGGTCCTCAGGGCGTTGCGCGAGGAATTTGGGGATAAACAACAGCGAAAccaggatgatgaggttaaGGTGCTGGTCCCCGGGGCAGGCCTGGGTCGACTTGTCTTTGACCTCTGTCAGGAAGGGTATACTGCAGAGGGCAACGAGATCTCCTACCACCAACTCATCGCCAGCAACTGGATTCTGAACCACACGGCCGGACCCCAGCAACACACTCTCCACCCGTTCGCTTTACATTTCTCCAACCTGCAGTCGCGTGAGCAGCAGCTTCGCCGGATCCAAATTCCTGATGTGCATCCGGGAATTGCGATGATGGAGGTCGCAAACAACCCGGACCCGAACGTCCAGTTCGGTACCATGAGCATGTCTGCTGCCGACTTTGTGATTCTCTACAAAGGCGAATCAAATCGAGAGTCATTCGACGCTGTCGCGACGGTGTTCTTCATTGACACGGCGCCAAATCTTATCCGCTACATCGAGGCCATTCGTAACTGTCTGAAGCCGAACGGTGTTTGGATCAATGTTGGTCCATTACTTTGGCACTTCGGGGAAGGGAAGAACCATAATGAACAACAGCCGGAGGGCATTGCGGAGCCTGGGAATGTGGAATTTACGGAAGAAGAAGTGTTTTGCTTGGTGGAGAATATGGGATTTAAGTTGGAAAAGAGAACGGCCccggaggagagggagatgTGTGGGTATATCCAGGATCCGGAGAGTATGTTGCAGAACTTGTATAGGCCATCGTATTGGGTTGCGCGGAAGAAGTAG
- a CDS encoding proteasome assembly chaperone 4 family protein (COG:S;~EggNog:ENOG410PQM8;~InterPro:IPR032157;~PFAM:PF16093;~go_process: GO:0043248 - proteasome assembly [Evidence IEA]) — MATQVEPTSPQIQPKELSFPLPKALHTTAHVHLTTLETCAMVFITTSTPGDNTGSAKPMGSFVYAMPDRINPKSVLSTTLYISPSIEYTTRLAKILARRMARPVYVGCSLDPGALGLMVEEEMEGLGRIVDVVMGQSKS, encoded by the exons ATGGCAACACAAGTTGAACCAACAAGCCCTCAAATTCAGCCAAAAGAACTCTCGTTCCCTCTACCTAAAGCCCTCCATACAACAGCTCATGTCCATCTCACAACGCTAGAGACCTGCGCAATGGTCTTCATAACAACATCAACTCCCGGGGATAACACGGGGTCCGCAAAACCAATGGGCAGTTTTGTCTATGCTATGCCAGAC CGCATCAACCCAAAATCCGTCCTAAGCACTACGCTCTACATCTCGCCCAGCATCGAGTATACTACTCGACTCGCCAAGATTCTGGCACGACGCATGGCACGTCCGGTCTATGTGGGATGTAGTCTGGATCCGGGAGCGTTGGGGTTGATGGTGgaagaggagatggagggatTGGGGAGGATTGTGGATGTGGTGATGGGGCAGTCGAAGTCATGA
- a CDS encoding uncharacterized protein (COG:S;~EggNog:ENOG410Q2IT): protein MTFPLEYAFQKEFYRSFYTVVDGSVMISPEYVVKRGKCGGTIDFLVSSKGLGFELLRNRDKIVEHMNRFEVGGAYYHLIDTRVMQKYIVLDFTCMMPHKQRPEYQAHLYHAVFSDGFGNVSIVGTSNLEVVDRFTLLENSDPL, encoded by the exons ATGACGTTTCCTCTTGAATATGCGTTTCAGAAAGAATTCTACAGATCCTTCTATACTGTCGTGGATGGAAGTGTCATGATATCGCCGGAATACGTTGTGAAGAGAGGTAAATGCGGAGGGACAATAGACTTTCTAGTATCGAGCAAAGGGTTGGGTTTCGAGTTGTTGCGCAATCGCGACAAAATCGTTGAGCACATGAACCGGTTCGAGGTTGGCGGAGCGTATTACCACTTGATAGATACCAGGGTTATGCAGAAGTACATCGTGCTCGATTTCACCTGCATGATGCCTCATAAACAACGTCCAG AGTACCAAGCACACCTCTACCATGCAGTTTTCAGTGACGGGTTCGGAAACGTGAGTATAGTCGGTACGTCCAATCTTGAAGTAGTGGATCGTTTCACGCTCCTGGAAAATTCTGATCCTCTGTAG
- a CDS encoding transcription factor domain-containing protein (COG:K;~EggNog:ENOG410PJXA;~InterPro:IPR036864,IPR007219,IPR001138;~PFAM:PF00172,PF04082;~go_function: GO:0000981 - DNA-binding transcription factor activity, RNA polymerase II-specific [Evidence IEA];~go_function: GO:0003677 - DNA binding [Evidence IEA];~go_function: GO:0008270 - zinc ion binding [Evidence IEA];~go_process: GO:0006351 - transcription, DNA-templated [Evidence IEA];~go_process: GO:0006355 - regulation of transcription, DNA-templated [Evidence IEA]), producing MQNPYFSPIQNNPPPSSSSSSSHPHPHHVSYDLPPVQSVTSSPFHHRPSPATLLSAPPSTAATTATTGLSMAHLLQPMSPNNRPNSNTHNAPIISPPLALPVSSSASSSTAPYYPRSYGSSSGSPAEPTAVLPENDHSASANSGTAGPVSGTSGFTLGQPAQPQQHPQAAPAPSTGTPSGLQQKRAYRQRRKDPSCDACRERKVKCDASESSSCTECTNRKVRCQFTKETNRRMSSIKQVQDLEKQLVSTKQQLQQLRSGMLKSDGPSMDLDFVETSTGLGQQPLFKLPDISHRPSRRPKAPVAQDLSSVRTNLRSYGRGIWKVPSSYRQQSHRSLLTADEPPLPSKAVADRYLAQYYACIHPVLSVIHWPTFAADYEQVYRTGSLRGAPREWAAVLFGVLACGSLHTLDRSREQDGKKLIRTSCSIIDVWQDDFPMDQATAALLVSYFLYEVNSKSSSWVWIGSAVRAAQEIGLHLDSGPWPPLESEMRKRVWWGIYTWDRLLALEIGKPVSINDQDCDVDLPCPIVDERYISDGILPDSQQTTPFLAAIHVVRSIGQLTRTLRCPTIAPATLETFERHFDACMGTFPASYHPRSDQPLDPRSLAPIVYLQNARLILHRHNISPMSPADARSISLDHCISAALDTATLLSRCLQHPLPGGEDGLAVFASAATTILCMHIWRCTLFLLLRQEYAAALVCVQASSQIGDLRAINAFCGRYLAFFVRFLLDRMRRPGPPVDLSRDEELIAYVSGDMQGSSDGSWVWQGSEMGSQLEVLSSPVNSSPIARPETGNDSMDWEGWEWIERTVQYLLSEQQQQQQERPQETQPQEPVKKEIYLSPDTATGEDIARRSSSSHSRMTIASII from the exons atgcAAAATCCCTATTTTTCCCCTATCCAGAATAATCCTCCaccttcgtcttcatcatcttcttctcatcctcatcctcatcatgtTTCTTACGACCTGCCGCCGGTGCAATCCgttacatcgtcgccttttcACCACCGTCCATCGCCCGCTACTCTTCTTTCCGCTCCGCCGAGTACGGCTGCCACAACGGCCACCACCGGATTGAGCATGGCCCATCTATTACAGCCCATGTCCCCTAATAATCGGCCTAATTCTAATACTCATAATGCGCCAATTATCAGTCCTCCTCTGGCTCTCCCGGTTTCTTCGTctgcatcttcatcaacagcTCCTTATTACCCTCGCTCCTACGGTTCCAGTTCTGGCTCACCCGCTGAGCCTACAGCCGTGCTCCCGGAGAATGATCACAGTGCTAGCGCCAACTCTGGCACGGCTGGGCCCGTCTCGGGGACCTCGGGCTTTACTCTCGGACAACCGGCTCAACCACAGCAGCATCCACAGGCCGCACCAGCTCCGTCAACAGGAACGCCATCAGGGTTACAGCAGAAACGAGCTTATCgccaaagaaggaaagatcCCAGTTGCGATGCTTGTCGCGAACGCAAAGTCAAG TGCGATGCCTCCGAATCCTCCAGCTGCACAGAATGCACAAATCGCAAGGTGCGATGTCAATTCACCAAAGAGACAAACAGGCGCATGTCGTCTATCAA ACAAGTGCAAGACCTAGAAAAACAGTTGGTTTCGACCAAACAGCAGCTTCAGCAGCTCCGTTCTGGTATGCTCAAGTCTGATGGTCCTTCAATGGACTTGGATTTCGTTGAGACTTCCACCGGATTGGGACAGCAACCGCTTTTCAAGCTTCCGGATATCAGTCACCGACCATCGCGACGACCGAAAGCTCCTGTTGCGCAAGATTTGTCCTCCGTACGGACCAACCTGCGAAGCTACGGCCGTGGAATCTGGAAAGTCCCGTCTTCATATCGCCAGCAAAGTCACCGCTCTCTCCTCACCGCTGATGAGCCTCCGTTGCCTTCGAAAGCCGTCGCGGATCGCTACCTCGCTCAGTATTACGCTTGCATACATCCCGTTCTCTCCGTTATTCATTGGCCTACCTTTGCCGCGGACTATGAGCAGGTGTATCGGACAGGGTCGCTACGAGGCGCGCCGCGGGAATGGGCGGCTGTGTTATTCGGTGTATTAGCTTGTGGATCGCTTCATACTCTCGATCGCAGCCGCGAGCAGGACGGAAAGAAATTGATACGCACATCGTGCAGCATCATTGATGTGTGGCAGGACGACTTCCCTATGGACCAGGCCACGGCAGCTCTATTGGTCAGCTATTTTCTCTACGAGGTCAATTCCAAGTCGTCAAGTTGGGTTTGGATCGGATCAGCCGTGCGTGCTGCTCAGGAGATCGGATTGCATTTGGATTCAGGGCCGTGGCCTCCGCTTGAGAGTGAAATGCGGAAACGGGTGTGGTGGGGGATATATACGTGGGATCG ACTTTTGGCTCTGGAAATTGGGAAACCGGTTTCAATCAACGATCAAGACTGCGATGTGGACCTGCCCTGTCCGATTGTTGATGAACGGTACATTTCCGACGGCATTTTACCAGACAGCCAGCAGACTACGCCTTTCCTAGCAGCCATCCATGTTGTCCGATCGATAGGACAATTAACCCGGACATTACGTTGCCCGACTATCGCGCCGGCCACGCTCGAGACATTCGAACGACATTTCGACGCTTGTATGGGGACGTTCCCCGCCTCGTACCATCCGCGATCCGATCAACCTCTCGATCCGCGCTCACTAGCCCCGATCGTCTACCTACAAAACGCACGATTAATACTTCACCGGCATAACATATCCCCCATGAGCCCCGCTGACGCTCGATCAATCTCATTGGACCACTGCATTTCGGCAGCGCTGGATACAGCGACCCTTCTTTCGCGATGCCTACAACACCCACTCCCTGGTGGCGAAGATGGCCTTGCCGTATTCGCATCCGCAGCCACAACCATTCTCTGCATGCATATCTGGCGCTGCACGTtattcctcctcctccggcaAGAGTATGCGGCGGCTCTGGTGTGCGTGCAGGCTAGTTCCCAGATCGGGGATTTGCGCGCGATCAATGCATTCTGCGGTCGCTACCTGGCATTTTTCGTCCGGTTCTTGTTAGACCGCATGCGCCGTCCCGGCCCGCCTGTCGACTTGTCCCGCGACGAAGAACTGATCGCCTATGTCTCGGGCGACATGCAGGGGTCCAGCGACGGCAGCTGGGTCTGGCAGGGTAGCGAGATGGGCTCACAGCTGGAAGTTCTATCTTCGCCCGTGAATAGTTCACCAATTGCCCGTCCCGAGACAGGCAATGATTCCATGGATTGGGAAGGCTGGGAATGGATCGAGCGGACGGTGCAGTACCTGCTGAGcgagcagcaacaacaacaacaggaACGGCCACAAGAGACACAACCTCAAGAACCAGTCAAGAAAGAGATATACCTCAGTCCTGACACTGCGACGGGCGAGGACATAGCGCGACGGTCGAGCTCGTCGCATTCGCGCATGACGATTGCTAGTATTATTTGA
- a CDS encoding tubulin-binding prefolding complex subunit GIM3 (COG:O;~EggNog:ENOG410PPVD;~InterPro:IPR009053,IPR016661,IPR002777;~PFAM:PF01920;~go_component: GO:0016272 - prefoldin complex [Evidence IEA];~go_function: GO:0051082 - unfolded protein binding [Evidence IEA];~go_process: GO:0006457 - protein folding [Evidence IEA]) translates to MMQHRMLSKEDEVAAGGEENEVRREDQEKINRFSRLHQRETVLEALLKGKQKDKEDLEEVTTELELADEDELVPYKIGDTFFQLPLSEAQQLLATSTEDVEGEVTKLEDSLGELREELQELKVALYARFGRGINLEA, encoded by the exons ATGATGCAACACCGCATG CTCTCAAAAGAAGACGAAGTCGCCGCCGGCGGCGAAGAAAACGAAGTCCGGCGCGAGGACCAGGAGAAGATCAACCGCTTTAGTCGTCTTCATCAGCGGGAGACTGTGCTTGAAGCGCTGCTTAAGGGGAAGCAG AAAGACAAAGAAGACCTCGAAGAAGTAACCACTGAACTTGAGCTCGCGGATGAAGATGAACTTGTCCC GTACAAAATCGGCGACACATTCTTCCAACTCCCCCTCTCGGAAGCCCAGCAGCTCCTTGCCACCTCGAcggaggatgttgagggcGAGGTGACGAAGCTGGAGGATTCGTTGGGGGAGTTGAGGGAGGAGTTGCAGGAGTTGAAGGTGGCGCTGTATGCGAGGTTTGGGAGGGGGATTAATTTGGAGGCTTag
- a CDS encoding autophagy-related protein 27 (COG:S;~EggNog:ENOG410PKXN;~InterPro:IPR009011,IPR018939;~PFAM:PF09451;~SECRETED:SignalP(1-18);~TransMembrane:1 (n6-16c20/21o238-258i)), producing the protein MQIQSSVLSFLFAGLVTATGFDCAHINAGGIKYDLSPLGGVHSLYHIEETEDYVVNTTYVLNICNILKGAAIRGNLKCGTSKNICGFEYRNAVDGSDSETKAFPIVGLDHLGHGAKDPEITRLKQLDPDREGLSVRLGGGQYLDNEKAKKDAGAMIEFQCDPTRSGLEGLSTEEDTAEEQLRATEDGDGQTGDKSRSLQFKSFAPADDNSYVLKLDWKTRYACDDYLSSKKDGSSSHWGFFTWFIVILFLCISAYLIFGSWLNYNRYGARGWDLLPHGDTIRDVPYILQDWFRRVVNTLQGTGSRSGYSAV; encoded by the exons ATGCAAATACAATCGAGCGTACTCTCATTCCTTTTCGCCGGCCTTGTCACCGCAACAGGCTTTGACTGCGCACATATCAACGCAGGCGGAATCAAATATGACCTGAGTCCGCTTGGTGGAGTGCATTCGTTATACCACATCGAGGAGACGGAGGATTATGTCGTCAACACCACCTACGTGCTGAACATTTGCAATATCCTGAAGGGGGCGGCTATTCGGGGGAACTTGAAGTGTGGGACGTCGAAGAACA TCTGCGGATTCGAATACAGAAACGCCGTCGACGGCTCCGACAGCGAAACGAAAGCCTTCCCCATCGTCGGTCTCGACCACCTCGGACATGGCGCCAAAGACCCCGAGATCACACGGCTGAAGCAACTTGATCCCGACCGCGAAGGACTGAGTGTGCGACTGGGTGGAGGCCAGTATCTCGACAACGaaaaggccaagaaggatgCTGGTGCGATGATCGAATTCCAGTGCGACCCCACCAGGTCCGGTTTAGAGGGCCTTTCGACAGAGGAGGACACAGCTGAGGAACAGCTACGGGCGACGGAAGACGGAGACGGCCAGACTGGTGATAAATCGCGCAGTCTCCAGTTTAAGAGCTTCGCACCAGCAGATGACAACTCCTACGTGCTGAAACTGGACTGGAAGACCCGGTATGCGTGTGACGACTACCTGAGTAGCAAGAAGGACGGGTCTTCCAGTCATTGGGGATTCTTCACCTGGTTCATTGTCAT CCTCTTCCTTTGCATCTCCGCGTACCTCATCTTCGGCTCTTGGCTCAACTACAACCGCTACGGTGCTCGGGGATGGGATCTGCTTCCGCATGGTGACACGATTCGGGACGTGCCGTATATACTCCAGGATTGGTTCCGACGGGTGGTGAACACTCTTCAAGGGACGGGTTCTAGGAGTGGATATAGTGCTGTGTAG
- a CDS encoding NAD-dependent epimerase/dehydratase family protein (COG:M;~EggNog:ENOG410PPZS;~InterPro:IPR036291,IPR001509;~PFAM:PF13460,PF01073,PF01370;~go_function: GO:0003824 - catalytic activity [Evidence IEA]) has protein sequence MKIAITGARGTVGRDTVQLCANAGHHTVQIDRTPRDEPDDIPNTEHRVADIGNDYNATLKAFEGCDALIHLAAIPDPVEKEDSLVHNNNVNCAFNGFRAAAEHGIYKICYASSVNAIGLAYANRPLRFDYFPIDEDAPQHPTDPYALAKEEAEYQARSFVEWFPGMNIACLRIHEVAPLKDVQKEHEKNWDEAAVKQLWGWVHPNAVARACLLAVEKSEKLGGCQIFNIIAPTTTQKTSSEELARKYYPKAEIRGNLSKNQAFWATEKANRILGWVHDEKE, from the coding sequence ATGAAAATCGCCATCACCGGCGCCCGCGGAACAGTGGGCAGAGACACCGTCCAGCTCTGCGCCAACGCAGGCCACCACACCGTTCAAATCGACCGCACCCCACGCGACGAACCTGACGACATTCCAAACACCGAGCATCGAGTAGCAGATATTGGCAACGATTACAATGCCACATTGAAAGCGTTCGAAGGCTGCGACGCTCTCATCCATCTTGCCGCTATCCCTGACCCGGTCGAAAAGGAAGACTCACTAGTGCATAACAACAACGTGAACTGCGCATTCAACGGCTTCCGTGCCGCTGCTGAACATGGTATTTACAAAATCTGCTACGCATCCTCCGTTAATGCCATTGGGCTTGCCTACGCAAACCGTCCACTGCGATTCGACTATTTCCCCATCGACGAAGACGCGCCCCAGCACCCGACTGACCCCTACGCccttgcaaaagaagaagcagagtaCCAGGCGCGCTCGTTTGTCGAGTGGTTCCCCGGGATGAACATTGCCTGTTTGCGCATTCATGAAGTCGCGCCGTTGAAGGACGTCCagaaagagcatgagaaaaACTGGGACGAAGCTGCTGTCAAGCAGTTATGGGGCTGGGTGCATCCGAATGCGGTGGCGAGGGCTTGTTtgcttgctgttgagaaGTCGGAGAAGCTGGGGGGTTGTCAGATATTTAATATTATTGCGCCGACTACGACGCAGAAGACATCTTCGGAGGAGTTGGCAAGGAAGTATTATCCCAAGGCGGAGATTCGGGGAAATCTGTCGAAGAACCAGGCGTTTTGGGCTACGGAGAAGGCGAATAGGATTTTGGGGTGGGTTCATGATGAGAAGGAGTAG